The genomic segment AGTCAGTGACAGTCTTGCAAAGAGCTTGCATCCGTCAGGGCACACGTCCCaccctgtcccccaccctccATTTATGGGCAGGGCCATGAGATCTGGGGAGAGAGCTGCTGCCTGATCCCAACGTTGTCATCAGGATTGGAGGCAGTCGGGAAGTTCTTTCTCAGAACCCAGGTCAGAGGGCTGCAAAGCTCTGTGATACATCCCACTTTGTCCTATACCCCTTTGAGATTTCACTTATGGTCAAGGAAATCATTATATTGAATGGTGCCTGGGCTCTATCCCAGGCTCTATTTTTGCATGGAAGCGGGACTTGAATCCAAACCCCCCTTTTAAGCTGAGCGTTTTCTCTGAatctttcttctctcctgtcAAATGGGTTAACCACTACCTCCTAGGTTATAGCAAAGTTTAATGTGATTCTGTATAGAAAACAGCAAGCCCAGAGCCTGGCTGCTGGATACATGCAGCTCTTCCCTCCTGGGCATCTTGTCTTCCCAAATGACCCCTGCAGCGAAACCCAGGCCCCACTGTGAGCTGAGGAGAGAGGGTTATTGGGAACAAATTACTATGAGTAATTTGTGGTTGGGGTGATGATTGATGGCCTCTTTCTGTGTGACCCCTCAAGGGtgtttgcattttaaagcaaatttttttttttttttttttttttttttgagacagagtctcactctgttgcctgggctagagtgctgtggcatcagcctagctcacagcaacctcaaactcctgggctcaagcgatcctcctgcctcagcctcctgagtagctgggactacaggcgaatgccatgacgcccggctaattttttctatttttagtagagaccaagTTTTGCTCtcgctcacgctggtctcgaactcctgacctcaaacaattctcctgcctcggcctcccagagtgctaggattacaggtgtgagccactgtgcccgccGGTGTTTGCGTTTTAGAAGCAGAGGAGTGGCTGAGCCTTCTGCCCAAACCGAGGGACACATTACTACTGCAACAGGTCTAGGAGGGAGGCGAGATATTTTCTGAGCAAGATGGAGGACTGGAAAGACTGCTGCATGGGGCAGTCTTCTGGAGGCCCAGGCCTTAGTCTCAGCTCTGCTGTTAACTTACTGAGGGACACTGGCGAGTCACCTCCCCCTCAGAGCACACTGCCTCCAGTTTCTACTAGTGGCACCGAGTACACACCTCCCTGCAAATTGTCCTTCTGCTTTGCCGGAATTAAGGTTCCTGGGCGGGTTGGGGGGCACAGGGGAAATGCCCACCTTCTCCCTTGGCTCAAGCCCCCTGTAGGGGCCTCTGTGTGGGGCCTGGTTGCCAATCTTGGTGTCACCCTGGTGGGAGGAGGATTTTGCTTGTGTCCCTGCCTCACCCTATGTTGATCCATATACATTCCCAGAACCTTCCTgaatctctgtctctgttttttcCCTGCATAAGGACTGAAGAAGCAGAGGGCATTTTGGATCCCCAGGAGTCAGAAAAGTTAAACTTTAACGAGAAGTGCACTCGGAGTCCACTACTGACTCAACTCTGGGCGACAGCGGTTCTTGGGTCCCTCTCAGGTTAGGAGCTGCTAGAGCAGCTGggcttctgtctgtctgtctgtctgtgtgggGTTTGCTCCTGGGTCCCACTGGGGACCAGTACTTCTGGGATGGTAGCTGAAGCCACCAGGAATGCTGGATGCAGGCTGGTCAGTGGGGCCAGCCGGGCCGAGTCCTTCCCATTTCCAGACCAGCCTGTTCTGTGGTTGGATTTAGGATAAATCTTCTTCCCTTAAATCACGTCCTCCTTACATCCTGCCGTACTGGGGCAGCTCAGTACTATTTATTGGAAACCTTGGGTTTCTCTTTTATGAAGATATAGCTGACAGCCAACTGGAGAGCATCCGGACTGAGAATTAAACTGCCTGGATTTGcctcatttattcacttaacaaaCATTGACTCTGACCAACTGTGAGTCTGGCCATGTGCTGCATGCTGTGGTCACAGGGGTGAACATgacatggttttcttttctttctttctttttttttttttttttttgagacagagtctcactctgttgccccggctagagtgccgtggtgtcagcctagctcacagcaacctcaaactcctgggctcaagtgatccttcttcctcagcctcccgagtagctgggactacaggcatgtgccaccatgcccggctaatttttctatatatatttttagctgtccatataatttctttctacttttagtagagacgatgtcactcttgctcaggctagtctcaaactcttgagctcaaacaatccacctgcctcggcctcccgagtggctggaactacaggcatgcgccaccatgcccagctaatttttttctatatatatttttagctgtccaaatcatttctttctatttttttttagtagagacggggttttgctcttgctcaggctggtctcgaactcctgacctcgagcgatcctcctgcctaggcctcccagagtgctaggattacaggcgtgagccacctcgcccggcttcCCTCCACATATTATCCTTAACATTTTGGTACTAGCTATAGCTTGTCTATTCTAGATCCTGGTGTCAGACAGTGCCTGATTTAGCAGCAGTGCATTTTAGTTATTTGCTGGAAACTGCATCTCGTGTGTCCTAGCTTCCACATGGAACAAGTCTCACCTGGAGACCACAGATACAACCAAGTAGAAAGCAGTGTGATCAGTGCTAGATGTAGGAACACAATGCCAGGCCTTCAATATGACCCGGCCACCAACTCAGTGTATAACCTTGGGCAActtgcttctcctctctgggccttattTCTATTAGTGCTTACAGATGAAGGTCTTGGACTAATAGTAACTACTGGCATCATGGCTACAGTTTATTGAGCCCCTGTTACATGCTGGGCATTTTACATGTATcatgtcatttaattcttataaccaCTTGTGCTAAGTCCTATTTTGATACCCATTTTatggacaaggaaactgaggctcagagagaataaatgacttgtctgaggtcacactgACAGTGAGTGGTAAGGAAGTCCTTTGCCACCTGGTGGGACCAGGTTAGGGCAAGGGTGGACCCTGAGCAACTCTAAGAATTCTTTCTGGCAGGCACAGAGGACATCCGTATCGATGAGAGAACCGTCAGCCCCTTCCTGCAATTGTCAGACGATCGACGGACCCTGACGTTCAGCGCCAAGAAGTCCAAGGCCTGTGTAGATGGTCCAGAACGCTTTGACCACTGGCCCAATGCCCTGGCTGCCACCTCCTTCCAGGCCGGGCTCCACGCCTGGACGGTGAATGTTCAGAACAGTTGTGCCTATAAGGTGGGCGTGGCCTCAGGCCAGCTGCCACGCAAGGGTTCTGGCAGTGACTGCCGTCTGGGCCACAACGCCTTCTCCTGGGTCTTCTCTCGCTATGACCAGCAGTTCCGTTTCTTGCACAACGGGCAGCACGAGGCCCTGGGGCTGCTGCGGTGCCCAGCTCGGCTGGGTGTGCTGCTGGACTTGCAGGCTCGGGAGCTGCTCTTCTACGATCCAGCCTCGGGCACGGTGCTCTACACCCACCACGCACCCTTCCCTGGGCCCCTCTTCCCAGTCTTTGCTGTGGCTGACCAGACCATTTCCATCGTCCACTGACCTCTGGCCGCAGGAAGGCCAGGTCCACCTCTCCACCACCCTTTCAGGCCATGTTTCTATCCCCTGTCCTTTTCCCAAACAATGTGTGTGGTTTTCTAAGGGAAACAGGACCCCGGCCCAATGGGCAGCTTTAGGAGGGGTGGGGGTCTGTTTCAGATCTAGGCCCATCCTTTGAATACTGGGTATCTGTGTGGAACCTGCCACTCCCTGGGCCCCAGTCTCCTAAATCCACCATGCACCTGCCCCTCCAAGGGTGTCTTGTTAACCCCTTTGTCTCTGGCATCCAGCATGGCGCCTGGTGCGTAGTGAGCATGTGATAAATACATGGCGAGTGagtggatggaaggatgggtggatgggtggatagatatGGTAGTCTCTGGAAAGGCTCTGCCTTTcaggcccctgcccccagctttgTACGTGTAGAAGTGGTTCTCTGGCAGAGAAGCCTGTGGCTGAAGCTTCTTCATGTCCTAAGTTCAGTGCTTCTCAATCTTTCTCATGACATGGCTCATAGAGAAGATATTTTTTCTAGCACACATGGACAACCTGAAAGGCTGCTCTTGGCCAGAGGAGTCTGGCCTGGGGGTTACTGCCTCGGCCCTCAGAAGACCAAGGGATCACGTCTCCAGGTGACCTGACTGCAACACCGCCATTGGCATGTCTCAAACCTGGCACTGAGCTCCAGCCTGTGCCCACCAAGCACAGGGATTAACTTTGTCGTCCTCCTGCGGTCGATGAGTTCTCCCACCTGACAGCCCCGTCTGACATAAACTGGAGACCTGGGGTGAGGGCTTCCAGCCAGAAAGAGCTGAGCGGGTAAGAGGGCCAGGCTTAGGGCACCTGGACATTATTAAAGGTCTTAAAAGGTTTAAAGATTTCTTCCATGCTCTTTGTTGGTAATTAGGTCTATTCCTATGTTGGCCTGTCTTCTTACCCTCAGCCGCATTCTCAGAAATGACAGCTCGGTGTAGCAGAAAGAACCTGGAGACATTACTGGGACCAAAGGCAAGTCCCTTCACATTATCCCCTGTGAATAGTGGTCTTCCAACTTTCATCCAGGAACTCTTCTAAAACAACCTTACCTACAGCTCCCGGCTCCTGCGTCCAAAGAGGATGAGAGCCACAGAGCAATTAGAAAATCAGTGTTTAATCAGCGGAGGTCACAAAGTAAGACTGGTTGGGGTCAGTGGGTAATGAGTGAAACAGTCCAAGACTAGGGGACAGCAACCACTCAGCCCTAGCCCTTTGTGGCCATGCAGGAACGTGGACCCAGAATGGCCAGGAGTAGAGCTCTCTAGAGAAAAGTCGAAAAAATCCtgctttttatgtgaaatctgTTGATTTTTGTTTGCTCAGTAATTTATTTGAAACACTAGGCAGATCAAATGTAGTCTATCCTATTGGTGACTTTTTTGGTTGAGATGATCTCTGCGACCACACCGGTGTCCTCACCACCTGACACTCAGGGATTACTGTTGAGTTGCCTGGCCTCGGTGCCAGCCCCAACAGACAGATCCAGAAGGGGTCTTCTGTGAGGCCCCCATGCCATGCCCCACCCCTAACCCATCAACCCAACTCCTACAGCAACCTTTAGTCCCCAGCTCACAGCCCCGCTGCAGGAATGCTGTCCCCATCCCTCTTCCCACCTAAATGCCACCCCCGACACCAACCTTTAATTCAGGGTCCACTGCGAACAACACACACCAGCTCTGGGCTGCAGGCCTGAATTGCtcacccttcctccccacctccagtgCTCGCAAAATCCCTACAGCTGCCACGTGCAGCATGGCCCGGGGTGGGAGGGTCCTAGGGCCCGGGCACTGGGCAAGGCAGAGACGCCCAGTAAATACCAAGTAGAAAGGTGTGGGAAGATAGGACCAGCAGGAacagaaatggaatttaaaaaaaacccaacccacTTCAACCTCCCATTGTTCCCCCCCACATTCCCTGTACTCCTGCCACCCTGAGCTGCAGTCCTTGTTCCCTGTGCTTTCCTAACCCAGGCTGGTCCCTATGACTGGGGTGCCCTTCAAGATTGACACCCTTTAGGACACATTCTCTATTTTCCCAGGCTCTCCGCTGCGCTGTCCCACATGACATGGATCCCTGTTTTCTTGCAACCTAGTGGTCAAGCCTGATGTGCCTAAATTGGAACCCTGGCTCCCTCACATGCTagctgtgacctcaggcaggctACTTAACCTCCGAAtctgtttcctcattggtaaagtAGGGGTCACACCACCTATGCCCACTAGGTAGCTTTAAGGGTTATATATGCATCTAAAGAATTCagtgccaggcctggtggctcatgcctgtaatcctagtactttgggaggctgaggtgtgaggatcacttgaggccaggagtttgagaccaaccagAGCAACAtgctgagaccccatctctacaaatagtagaaaaaattagccaggtgtggtggcatgcacctgtagtcccagctactcaggaggctgaggtaggaggatcctttgaggctaggagtttgaggttgcagtgagctatgacgccaccactgcactttagcctgggcaacacagccaaactctgtctcaaaaggaaaataaaaacaaaaaaacaaacttagcAAGCATAAATCAACAGAATTTCTTCTCATGACTGTAATTATGCTGTTCCTTGTCTAAACTCTCCTGTTCAGGCTAGTGTAATGGACAGTGTTAATGGACAGTGTCTCTATAGCACAACTTGGCACTGATTTTCAAACTAAGGTCCGACCTCAATCTTCCAGGGGGAGGGCATCTCAGAAGCTGAATGAGAGGCCTTAGGACCTCTGCTTCAAGTCTGGCAAGTTTCTTGGGGTTTTATTCCGTTTTGCATAACGGGGTTTCAGATCTCCCATGACAAAAGGGCCCTGCTGCTAAAACAAAGTTTGAAAGTGCTTGGTTTTGAAGCTAGCTGGGCCCTCAGTGAGTCTTGCTGGACGTGAAAGGGACCCATGGTGGAAAAGGGACACAGGTGTGAACGGAAATGAGCGAATTCAGAGACCAGGAGCGGGTTAGTGGGGCAAGGCTGAAAGCCCAGCACTCACTGCTTTATCGTGAACAGGTTATAGAGGCTGCAGGTAAAGGGGCAAAGTCCAGAGCTGCAGAGAAAGAAGAGGCTCCCTGTCTCCAGTGTTTGTTTAGGGTTTTCTCCATGGCCTAGACCCCAGCCACTTCCCTCACTATACTCAAAGCCCTGGGGTTGAGCCCTCTAGGCAGTCGAGGGCAGGCAGAAGATGGGACAGAGAGGGGAGGATGTGTTCTTTAGGTACAGAATCCCTGACTGTGGGGTCCAGAGGCTCTGGGCCAACCACGAGGAAGCTGTGCATGCCTACAGCCCGAGCCCCCTGGTAATCACAGCGGTAACTGTCCCCAATATGGGCTGCCACTGCTGGTTCCACATTAGCAAGCCGCAAGGCCTCATGGAAAATGCGGGGGTCTGGCTTGGGCCAGCCAGTAGCCTCAGAGGTCAGCACAAAGTCAAAGTGTTCCCGCAGGCCAACACCCACCAGGATCTCCTCTAGCCGTCGGTCAAAGTTGGAGACCACTGCCAGCTTCAGACCCCGTGTGCGGCACCCCCTCAGGGTGTTCTCAGCCCCCTCCAACACCTGCCAGCTGCAGGGTCTGCTGAAGTCCTCATACAGCTGGTTAGCAATGGGGGCTATGGCCTGGGCATCCCGGACACCCGCCAGGTGGAAGGTCTGTAGGACGACATCCAGCCACCACTGGCGGGAGGTGAGGCCATGGCTCAGGCCATAGTTCGGGAAGCTGTGGCTTTGAGCCTTGTACACCTGCCGGAAGGCTTGTCCCAGGGCCGTGGCTTCCACCTCCAGCCCGTGGGCCCGGGCCTTGGTGGCATATTCCTCCCCCACAGGGCGGCGGAGCCTGAGCAGTGTGTCCTTCACGTCCCACGTCATCAGTCGTATCTGCAGCTGGCGTGCCATGGAGGAGGCCAAGTCCACCCCAGTTCTACCTCAGGTCCCACGGTCGGTCCAAGGGGAAACTGAACGGGACGAGACCACCCTCCACAGCCTAACAGTCTTCTCTTTCCAGGCCTCGTCGGTCAGATTTGCTGGCTGACATGAGGCACTTGGGAAACTTCTTCACAGCACAAGATCCTGGAATGAAAAACAGCAGGTGAGGCGGAAGCTCCGGCCCTGACATCAGACAGAGTTTGAATTCTGGTGCTGCCAACTGTGTGACCCTAGGAAAGTCACAGGCATTGAAGAATCGGAGATGCAGATATTAGACAAAGAACTACACAAATAATTAAGCATAATGAAGTCAATATATACCATGAGGATAAATCCAGGGACCCAATCTAGTCTTTGTTGTCAGGGAATTTTATAAGCAAATGGAGTTTCAGTGGAGATCTGAAGAATGAATATGCAAGAAGCAGGAGTGGTTAAGTGCTCCTGGCAGTGGTAATatcaagtgcaaaggccctgaagcagGGCAAGGAGTTTGGTGCTGTGGGTAGCCAGGGGCAAGCTCAGGCAGGGCCTTGTAGGTCAAGGTAAGGAAACAATTATgattgctattactattattggCAATGTCAGAGACAGAGGAGCACTTGCAACCCATCTGACCAACATCCTGACTGCTGAGCAGGGAAGACTGAGTGAGCCAGAGAGGGGCAGACACTTGCCTAAGGTCCCAGAGAGTGAGCCGCACCGCCAGGACTAGAACCCAAACTTCCAGACTCCCCTGCATCATGCTTagatatatttggatttttttaaaaactctgatttTGGTGAACTTGTAGAGCACAAGAGAAAAGACAGGACAGAGAGCCTGTTCCTACCTGTCTCTACCCGCTCTGAGCACCAACTTTTCATCTTTACCAGCGCTAACACCTGCCTGGGAAGAGAGCGGATGAAAGGATTACTGACCCGTTGCACAGGAAACAAATTCCTCAGCCTGTTGTCCCGGGACTGGATGCAGCTTCTTCCCCAGACAGCGCTGACTGCAGACAGTGCGAGCTTGTCCACGCGAAACCCAAGGAGCCAGAGGGGCCAGAGTTCAGCGCGCAGCCAAgctggtgctgggggagggaCATGGCTGGTGACTATGGGGACAAGCCTCAAGAGGAAGTTTGTCAAGGAAATGAATTTAAGTCAGTCTGGAACTTGGACCCATCCAAAGCCCCTCTCATTTTGCAGGTGGGTAGATGGAGGCCCAGTGAAGGGCAGGAACTTACCCAAAATCACACAGGGAGTCACGGGCAAAGCTAAGACTAGAACAAAGGGCCCTGGCTCCCGACCCACGCGTTTTCCACTTCtgggagcccaggctgggggctcTGGGCTGCAGGCCCGAATTGCtcacccttcctccccacctccagggcTCGGCTCGGTAGAGTGTAAATCCAGGAGCCCGGAGTTAACGCAAAATCTCCACAGCTGCTACGTGCAGtgtggcctggggagggagggtccTAGGACCCTTGGCCGCGGCTGGGGCCGGACCCTGGGTCCCCTTCTCAGCTC from the Eulemur rufifrons isolate Redbay chromosome 7, OSU_ERuf_1, whole genome shotgun sequence genome contains:
- the BSPRY gene encoding B box and SPRY domain-containing protein isoform X1, with the translated sequence MSAEGAGPGPGPGPGPVPRSEPGSEAGPLCPEHGQALSWFCDSEGRPVCAACAELGGRCRGHRIRRAEERAEELRNKIVDQCERLQLQSAGITKYVAEVLPGKNQRAVTMASAARELVIQRLSLVRSLCESEEQRLLEQVHGEEERAHQSILTQRVHWAEALQKLDTIRSSLVGMLTHLDDLQLIVSQARQKEQEIFERTEEAEGILDPQESEKLNFNEKCTRSPLLTQLWATAVLGSLSGTEDIRIDERTVSPFLQLSDDRRTLTFSAKKSKACVDGPERFDHWPNALAATSFQAGLHAWTVNVQNSCAYKVGVASGQLPRKGSGSDCRLGHNAFSWVFSRYDQQFRFLHNGQHEALGLLRCPARLGVLLDLQARELLFYDPASGTVLYTHHAPFPGPLFPVFAVADQTISIVH
- the HDHD3 gene encoding haloacid dehalogenase-like hydrolase domain-containing protein 3, which translates into the protein MARQLQIRLMTWDVKDTLLRLRRPVGEEYATKARAHGLEVEATALGQAFRQVYKAQSHSFPNYGLSHGLTSRQWWLDVVLQTFHLAGVRDAQAIAPIANQLYEDFSRPCSWQVLEGAENTLRGCRTRGLKLAVVSNFDRRLEEILVGVGLREHFDFVLTSEATGWPKPDPRIFHEALRLANVEPAVAAHIGDSYRCDYQGARAVGMHSFLVVGPEPLDPTVRDSVPKEHILPSLSHLLPALDCLEGSTPGL
- the BSPRY gene encoding B box and SPRY domain-containing protein isoform X2 is translated as MSAEGAGPGPGPGPGPVPRSEPGSEAGPLCPEHGQALSWFCDSEGRPVCAACAELGGRCRGHRIRRAEERAEELRNKIVDQCERLQLQSAGITKYVAEVLPGKNQRAVTMASAARELVIQRLSLVRSLCESEEQRLLEQVHGEEERAHQSILTQRVHWAEALQKLDTIRSSLVGMLTHLDDLQLIQKEQEIFERTEEAEGILDPQESEKLNFNEKCTRSPLLTQLWATAVLGSLSGTEDIRIDERTVSPFLQLSDDRRTLTFSAKKSKACVDGPERFDHWPNALAATSFQAGLHAWTVNVQNSCAYKVGVASGQLPRKGSGSDCRLGHNAFSWVFSRYDQQFRFLHNGQHEALGLLRCPARLGVLLDLQARELLFYDPASGTVLYTHHAPFPGPLFPVFAVADQTISIVH